Genomic window (Granulicella arctica):
AGTTTCCCTTTCTTGGGGACGGGCAGGCAAAGGAGGATTTGAAGTATGACTACCTGCTGTTTTTCAGCAACTTCAATGGGACGTGGAATCAATATATCGATGCCTTTTCAGCGGTGCTCAGTAAGGGGCTTAACCTGATCTGGCGTTGGAGCGAGAAGTTCCCAGGATCGGTGCCGGTGACGCCGTTCAAGCAATATATCGCGCAGGTGCAGTTCGATACGGACTACTACTTCACAGCGTATCCACAGGCCGCGGCAAATGACGTGAAATCGGCTCATGTGGTGCAGACCTCGCTGGATAAGCTGGCGCTGGGTGCGGGGGGACTTACACCGCAGCAGTTTGCAGAGGCGTATCAGAGATTTGTGATTGAGGTTCAGGCTCATCTTGGTGAGACCGGCGAAGCACCGGTGCCGTTCTAAAAAGGAGATAGAGATGCCGAATAAAAGCGGCAAGGTGTACGGGCTAACAATCCTCTCGCCGATCATCGATGATGCGAGCGTGACGCCGTCACACGATCTGCAGATTCGCAAGTACCTTGCTACATTGTCGACCAATGAGGGAAGCCCATTTGCGATTGCACCGGGAACCCATCTGGCGCGAATTGTGGTGATGGACGACGTGATCTATGTCGGGATGCCGTCATGTGAGGAGCATCTTCGCTCAAAGTACCTGGTGCTCGAATCGAACTGTGATGGGGAGCTTGACGACTATCTCCGTGGACTCGCGGCATCGGTCCCCGAGCAGATGGATGCGATCTGGAGCCACTGTGTGGGCTATCCGGGTGCGGCCGATCATGAGGCTTTCATTGGCTACATGAAGGCGTGTCAGATTGAGACTACGTTTTACTTTGCGGCGGTGAATGACCGGTCGGTAAAGGAGACTCTGCGTGCGTTGCAGACGCAGCGAGCAGTGGCTGATTTCGTGGCGAGTCATCAGGGGGTTGAACCGGTGCAGTTGCAGCGGGAGTTTCTGGACTTTGTTTCGCAACTACGGAGCGAAGTGATTCCGCCGGTCGGATCGATGGGTCCGCGCAGAGAGATCAAGACGGGTGGCCGCAATGAGTAGGTTGAACGAGACAGACATCCAGGGCTTTGTGCTGCGAGGCTACAACATGCCCTTCGCGCGCTACTACTTCCTGCGTTTCAACGCTGCTGTAGCGGCGTGTGGATTATTGAAACGACTGCTGCCCGAGGTAACTACCGGGCAGCGCTGGGATAACGGCAAGCCGGATAGCACGGTTAACATTGCGTTCACGTTTCATGGACTGGCGGCGCTGGAACTTCCGGATGCGACGCTGCTGACATTTCCAGTGGAGTTTCAACAGGGGATGCGGAAGCGTGGGGCCGTCCTGGGTGACACAGGCCTTAATGCAGCTGAACGATGGGATGAAATGTGGCAGGGAGAGCCAGTACACGCGTGGCTTGGCATCAACGGGAGTTCGATCGAAGCGCTGGAGACGCGGTGTGCGCAAATCGTGGCGCTGGTTGAGGCTTCGGGTGGTGCAGCGGTGGTTGGAGCACAGGATGCGGCGGCCATTGCGATCGATGGTGCGCCGACGACGCGGGAACACTTTGGATTTACCGATGGTTTTGGCAACCCAGATTATCTTGGGGTGGAGCGTAAGACGCAGCCGGGTCAAGGCAAGCTGATGCCGGATGGAAGCTGGGCACCTCTGGCTACGGGGGAGCTTTTGCTGGGGTACGCGGACGAGGCTGGCGAGTTGCCGGTGGCTCCGGTGCCGCACCTTCTCGCGAGCAACGGAACGTTCATGGTCTATCGCAAGCTGCATCAGAACGTGGCTACATTCCGCGCCTACCTTGATGAACATGCGTCTTTATATGCAGGGGGCAAAGAGAAGCTGGCTGCCAAGTTTCTTGGGCGTTGGCAGGATGGGACTCCCCTTGAGCTTTCGCCCGACAAGCCAGATGCTGCGATCGCGCAGGACCCGAGCCGAAGTACGAACTTTACGTATGGCGGAGATGCTGACGGCACACGGTGTCCGATCGGCGCGCACATACGACGGGTGCATCCGCGGGATGCGTTCGGATTTAGTGGGCGACTGATCAATCGGAGGCGGATCACGCGGCGAGGGCTTCCATACGGACAGGCTGTGCCGGAAGGCGAGGCGGCGACAGATCAGGAAGATCGTGGAGTGATCTTTATGGCGCTGAATGCCAACATCTCACGACAGTTTGAATTCGTGCAGCAGCAGTGGATTGAGTACGGTAATGACGCGCATCTTGGCAATGACAAGGACATGCTGCTGGGCAATCACGGAGGACATGGCAAGTTCGTAGTGCAGGGGGATACGAGTGCGACGAATCCCCCCTTTGTGTG
Coding sequences:
- a CDS encoding Dyp-type peroxidase, with the protein product MSRLNETDIQGFVLRGYNMPFARYYFLRFNAAVAACGLLKRLLPEVTTGQRWDNGKPDSTVNIAFTFHGLAALELPDATLLTFPVEFQQGMRKRGAVLGDTGLNAAERWDEMWQGEPVHAWLGINGSSIEALETRCAQIVALVEASGGAAVVGAQDAAAIAIDGAPTTREHFGFTDGFGNPDYLGVERKTQPGQGKLMPDGSWAPLATGELLLGYADEAGELPVAPVPHLLASNGTFMVYRKLHQNVATFRAYLDEHASLYAGGKEKLAAKFLGRWQDGTPLELSPDKPDAAIAQDPSRSTNFTYGGDADGTRCPIGAHIRRVHPRDAFGFSGRLINRRRITRRGLPYGQAVPEGEAATDQEDRGVIFMALNANISRQFEFVQQQWIEYGNDAHLGNDKDMLLGNHGGHGKFVVQGDTSATNPPFVCSKLPNFVELRGGDYFFLPSITALGMLAMGLVDPR